The genome window TGGTTGCACTCGATGAAACGTACACGGTTGTTGGGCTAAAAGAAGCAACAAAACTAAAAGCAAAAGGCGTTAAGAAAAATAATCCTTCCGCAGATGAATACGCCGACCATGTACCTCTAGTCGCAGAATTTCTAGCAGACAAAGACGATTTACAAGTCTTCTATAACAATCTAGCGACAGGATACCAGCGTGTATGGGCGCGCTATATTTACTCTGCCAAACAACCAGCCACACAAGAAAAAAGACGTTTAGAGATGGTCGATATTTTGAGTCAAGGTTATAAAACAAAAGATCTTTACCGCCAAGGGAAAAAATAACCAGATAATTTTATTTGGTTATTTTTTATGTTTGAAACTGCTTCTTTATGTAAAAGTCTCTAGGCGTGATAGAATAGAAGAGGAATAAGACGAAGGAAAATCTTGTTGCACTGGAAAAGGGGACATGCAGGATGGCGAATTATATTAACAAAGAAAGGCGCCAAATTGATTTTGATCCATTTGATTTACGGATAATTGCCGTACCAGAAGTAGTAGCGGTGCAGTTTAAGCCGCGCTCAGAGCATACTTTACTTATTCGTATTGCGGATGTCGGCGCAACCTATCAGCCACTCAAACACGAATCACTTTTTGAAGCTATTTTGCCCGTTCATTTTAATGATATTAACGAAGAAGATGACTACTGGGGATTAAGTGACAAAGAGCAAGCAGAGATGAAGCTATTTAATGAGGTGCATCGCGAGTTGATTTATGATTTTGTGGATGAGCACCCAGATTTTACGCAGATTGTTGTCCATTGTCACGCTGGAGTCAGCCGAAGTAGCGCGGTTGCTATGGGAATTGCGGAACATCTAGGGGACACGGACACGTATAATAAGCTTCAAGTGATAAAACGTTATTTACCAAATCCGCGGGTTCTCGCGATTATGCGGGGCGAAGCGTATTTATAAAAACGAAAACGAAGAAATGTTAGGAGAGATTTTGTATGGAAAAGCATTATGATTATATTGCGATTGGCGGCGGAAGTGGCGGAATTGCTTCGATTAATCGCGCAGCCATGCACGGAGCAAAATGTGCATTAATTGAACCAAAATTTTTAGGTGGAACTTGTGTAAATGTTGGTTGTGTTCCGAAAAAAGTCATGTGGTACGGCGCACAAATTAAAGAAGCGATGGATTTATACGCAGATGCTTATGGTTACCAAGTGGACGCGAGCTTCAACTTCCAAAAACTAGTCGAAAATCGAGAAGCCTACATTGAACGGATTCGAGGTTCATACAAAAATGGGCTTGATAATAATAAAGTAGAATGGATTAAAGGTTATGCCGAATTTGTCGATGAAAAAACATTGCGCGTAAACGGCGAACTAGTGACAGCGGATCATATTTTAATTGCAACAGGCGGCGAACCAGCGCTTCCTTCTATTCCGGGCGCAGAATTCGGCATCACATCAGATGGCTTTTTTGCATTAAAAGAACTTCCGAAAAAAGTGGCGGTTGTTGGCGCGGGCTACATTGCAGTTGAGCTAGCTGGTGTATTACAACAACTTGGCTCAGAAACGCATTTGTTTGTACGGAAACATGCACCACTCCGAAATTTCGATCCACTTTTAACAGATACACTAACCGAAATTATCGAGCAATCGGATATGACGTTGCATAAACACGCCGTTCCGCAAAAAGTCGAAAAAAATCCAGATGGCAGTTTGACGTTGAGCTTAGAGGATGGCCGCACAGAAACCGTTGATACGCTTATTTGGGCGATTGGACGTAAACCTGTCATCCAAGGTCTTCAAATCGAAAAAGCGGGCGTAGAACTTCTAGAAAGCGGACATATCGCCGTAGATAAATTCCAAAACACCAATGTAGCTGGGATTTATGCGGTTGGCGATGTAACGGGTCATTATGAATTAACTCCAGTCGCAATTGCAGCGGGCCGCCGTTTATCAGAACGCCTTTTCAATAACAAAAAAGATGCACATTTAAACTATGAAAATATCCCAACCGTCGTATTTAGCCATCCAGCTATCGGAACAGTTGGTCTAACAGAACCAGAAGCAATCGAAAAATATGGCAAAGAAAATATCAAAGTGTACACTTCAAGCTTTACCTCAATGTATACAGCCATCACAGACCACCGCGAACCTTGTCGAATGAAATTAATTTGCGAAGGGAAGACAGAGCGCGTCATTGGCTTGCACGGGATTGGTTACGGTGTGGACGAAATGATTCAAGGATTCGCTGTTGCTATTAATATGGGCGCAACAAAAGCCGATTTCGACAATACAGTCGCTATCCACCCAACAGGATCCGAAGAATTTGTTACAATGAAATAGAAAACAACGATGGAGGAGGAAGTACGTAATGGGAAAAAAATTATCACTTTATTTTGTAAGACATGGTCAAACCTACTTAAACAAAAATTTGCGCATGCAAGGCTGGGCTGATACGCCACTGACACC of Listeria monocytogenes contains these proteins:
- the gorA gene encoding glutathione-disulfide reductase translates to MEKHYDYIAIGGGSGGIASINRAAMHGAKCALIEPKFLGGTCVNVGCVPKKVMWYGAQIKEAMDLYADAYGYQVDASFNFQKLVENREAYIERIRGSYKNGLDNNKVEWIKGYAEFVDEKTLRVNGELVTADHILIATGGEPALPSIPGAEFGITSDGFFALKELPKKVAVVGAGYIAVELAGVLQQLGSETHLFVRKHAPLRNFDPLLTDTLTEIIEQSDMTLHKHAVPQKVEKNPDGSLTLSLEDGRTETVDTLIWAIGRKPVIQGLQIEKAGVELLESGHIAVDKFQNTNVAGIYAVGDVTGHYELTPVAIAAGRRLSERLFNNKKDAHLNYENIPTVVFSHPAIGTVGLTEPEAIEKYGKENIKVYTSSFTSMYTAITDHREPCRMKLICEGKTERVIGLHGIGYGVDEMIQGFAVAINMGATKADFDNTVAIHPTGSEEFVTMK
- a CDS encoding tyrosine phosphatase family protein, with the translated sequence MANYINKERRQIDFDPFDLRIIAVPEVVAVQFKPRSEHTLLIRIADVGATYQPLKHESLFEAILPVHFNDINEEDDYWGLSDKEQAEMKLFNEVHRELIYDFVDEHPDFTQIVVHCHAGVSRSSAVAMGIAEHLGDTDTYNKLQVIKRYLPNPRVLAIMRGEAYL